From Catenulispora sp. GP43, one genomic window encodes:
- a CDS encoding cytochrome P450, with the protein MSQILAPRFDPLDPEVQQDPYPTYARLRESGALCRGGPAQWVVTRYADVMELVRDPRLGSEYDADYHRIALGPGPLADFFGRIVLNRDPPGHTVLRRLIGQAFTPLAVRERGATIAEIVERALAPARDGARLDGVADLAHVLPIRVLADFVGLEPGCLDEVRPRALALSRAFATFLPEADRPAAHDAVSWLRTLVVDLFERRRRAPRDDLVSRLVSSRVCGPGAPDFDDLVDNVVFLLFAGFATTTDLLATGCAALLAHPGELVRLRADPALVPSAVEEFLRYDAPVQVKSRLTREPVEVAGRTIRAGRILVLLIGSANRDPARFPDPDRLDVGRDPNPHLSFGGGGIHHCVGAALARAEAVAVFGRLVRGFADVRPDGPAIRRPSPSFRGYASVPMLLTPA; encoded by the coding sequence ATGAGCCAGATCCTCGCCCCGCGCTTCGATCCGCTCGATCCAGAAGTACAGCAGGATCCGTATCCGACCTACGCACGGCTGCGTGAGAGCGGCGCGCTGTGCCGTGGCGGTCCGGCGCAGTGGGTCGTCACGCGGTACGCCGACGTCATGGAGCTGGTCCGCGATCCCCGGCTGGGCAGCGAATACGACGCCGACTACCACCGCATCGCGCTGGGACCGGGGCCGCTGGCCGACTTCTTCGGACGGATCGTCCTCAACCGCGACCCGCCGGGCCACACAGTCCTGCGCCGGCTCATCGGACAGGCGTTCACGCCGCTGGCGGTGCGCGAACGCGGCGCGACGATCGCGGAGATCGTGGAGCGCGCGCTGGCCCCGGCTCGGGACGGTGCGCGGCTGGACGGCGTCGCGGATCTGGCGCACGTGCTGCCGATCCGGGTGCTGGCCGACTTCGTGGGCCTGGAACCCGGTTGCCTCGACGAGGTCCGGCCGCGGGCTCTGGCGCTGTCCCGGGCCTTCGCGACGTTCCTGCCCGAGGCCGACCGGCCCGCCGCACATGATGCGGTCAGCTGGCTGCGCACGCTGGTCGTCGACCTCTTCGAACGCCGCCGCCGCGCCCCGCGCGACGACCTCGTCTCGCGGCTGGTGTCGAGCCGGGTTTGCGGGCCCGGCGCGCCGGATTTCGACGATCTCGTCGACAACGTGGTCTTCCTGCTGTTCGCCGGCTTCGCCACTACCACCGACCTGCTGGCCACCGGCTGCGCGGCGCTGCTGGCGCACCCCGGGGAGCTGGTGCGGCTGCGTGCCGATCCGGCGCTGGTGCCCTCCGCGGTCGAGGAGTTCCTTCGTTATGACGCTCCCGTGCAGGTCAAGAGCCGTTTGACGCGGGAGCCGGTCGAGGTGGCCGGCCGCACGATCCGGGCCGGCCGCATCCTGGTCCTGCTGATCGGCTCGGCCAACCGGGACCCGGCCAGGTTCCCGGATCCGGACCGGCTCGATGTGGGGCGCGACCCCAATCCGCACTTGAGTTTCGGCGGCGGCGGTATCCACCATTGCGTGGGCGCGGCGCTGGCCCGGGCCGAGGCGGTCGCGGTGTTCGGGCGCCTGGTGCGCGGGTTCGCCGACGTGCGGCCCGACGGGCCGGCGATCCGCCGTCCCAGCCCCAGTTTTCGCGGCTACGCCAGCGTGCCGATGCTTCTGACCCCCGCGTAG
- a CDS encoding (2,3-dihydroxybenzoyl)adenylate synthase has protein sequence MLTGCVPWPAEDAERYRRLGYWRGQALGDVLRGAVPGNEDRIALVSGREEWTFAAVDTVADRMAAGLRDLGLRPGDRVVVQLPNIPEFLTLSLALFRLGVLPVYALPAHRASEIEYLCQMSDAVAYVVPGRYRGFDFRKLAREVRERVRLEHVIVAGEPEEFLALSAIEAPARELPAPDSGDVAFFLLSGGTTGLPKLIPRTHDDYAYQLRATARGLGVGSESAYLAALPVAHNAALGCPGVLGTYLAGGLTVLAGGAAPDEAFGLIARHRVTLTTLMPPLVKLWLDAAPLFDVDVSGVLLQIGSAKLPLEVARRIRPELGCEVTHWFGMAEGLLTFTRPGEPDDVVFPSTGRPMCEHDEVKVVGSDGAPVAPGEIGELVTRGPYTIRGYYRAEDHNARTFTPEGWFHTGDLVRLTPAGDMVVEGRIKDVINRGGEKVSPAEVEDHLLAHPGVRDVSVVGVADEVLGEKSCAWVIAAAADDADADASQAAPTLAELRRFLLARGVAAFKLPDQVAFTKEFPHTRVGKVNKAELARLAAEQTSGVAAS, from the coding sequence ATGCTGACCGGATGCGTACCCTGGCCGGCCGAGGATGCCGAGCGCTATCGCCGGCTCGGCTACTGGCGCGGGCAGGCGCTGGGCGACGTGCTGCGCGGCGCGGTGCCCGGCAACGAGGACCGGATCGCGCTGGTGTCCGGCCGCGAGGAGTGGACGTTCGCCGCCGTGGACACCGTGGCCGACCGGATGGCCGCCGGGCTGCGCGACCTCGGGCTGCGCCCGGGGGACCGGGTCGTGGTGCAGCTGCCGAACATCCCGGAGTTCCTGACGCTGTCGCTGGCGCTGTTCCGGCTGGGCGTGCTCCCGGTCTACGCGCTGCCGGCGCACCGGGCCAGCGAGATCGAGTACCTGTGTCAGATGTCTGACGCCGTCGCCTATGTCGTCCCGGGCCGGTATCGCGGCTTCGACTTCCGGAAGCTGGCCCGCGAGGTGCGCGAGCGGGTGCGCCTGGAGCACGTGATCGTGGCCGGCGAGCCCGAGGAGTTCCTCGCGCTGAGCGCCATCGAGGCGCCGGCCCGGGAACTGCCCGCGCCCGACTCCGGCGACGTGGCTTTCTTCCTGCTCTCCGGCGGCACGACCGGGCTGCCCAAGCTGATCCCGCGGACCCACGACGACTACGCCTACCAGCTGCGGGCCACCGCGCGGGGCCTTGGCGTGGGCTCTGAGAGCGCCTACCTGGCCGCGCTGCCGGTGGCGCACAACGCCGCGCTGGGCTGCCCGGGCGTGCTGGGCACCTACCTGGCCGGCGGCTTGACCGTGCTGGCCGGCGGGGCCGCGCCGGACGAGGCGTTCGGGCTGATCGCCCGGCACCGCGTGACTCTCACGACCCTGATGCCGCCGCTGGTGAAGCTGTGGCTGGACGCGGCGCCGCTGTTCGACGTGGACGTCTCCGGGGTGCTGCTGCAGATCGGCTCGGCGAAGCTGCCGCTGGAGGTGGCCCGCCGGATCCGCCCCGAGCTGGGCTGCGAGGTCACCCACTGGTTCGGCATGGCCGAGGGGCTGCTCACCTTCACCCGGCCCGGCGAACCCGACGACGTCGTCTTCCCCAGCACCGGCCGCCCGATGTGCGAGCACGACGAGGTGAAGGTGGTCGGCTCCGACGGGGCACCGGTCGCGCCGGGGGAGATCGGCGAGTTGGTGACCCGCGGCCCGTACACCATCCGCGGCTACTACCGCGCCGAGGACCACAACGCCCGCACCTTCACCCCCGAGGGCTGGTTCCACACCGGCGACCTGGTCCGCCTCACCCCGGCCGGCGACATGGTGGTCGAGGGACGCATCAAGGACGTGATCAACCGCGGCGGCGAGAAGGTCTCCCCGGCCGAGGTCGAGGACCACCTGCTGGCGCACCCAGGGGTGCGGGACGTGTCCGTGGTCGGCGTCGCGGACGAGGTGCTGGGGGAGAAGAGCTGCGCCTGGGTCATCGCCGCCGCCGCCGACGATGCCGACGCTGACGCCTCCCAAGCCGCGCCGACGCTGGCCGAGCTTCGCAGGTTCCTGCTGGCGCGCGGGGTGGCCGCGTTCAAGCTGCCGGACCAGGTGGCGTTCACCAAGGAGTTCCCGCACACGCGGGTGGGCAAGGTGAACAAGGCCGAGCTGGCGCGGCTCGCGGCCGAGCAGACGTCGGGCGTCGCAGCTTCCTGA
- a CDS encoding ParB/RepB/Spo0J family partition protein: MARLSEIAILSDTVHWFDGDVLDSPKPPGDRPGDLSAFTGWQPAPPVPCPNAVAKAATAAAAAPDTKPAPNPANLPANLPANLPANLPAPIPATPQAPAAPAGSEDLVELLIEDLLPADSPRLAGEDTQHVQILVEAYTELPPILVHRRTLRVIDGMHRLRAAMLRGEQTIKARMCDAEADAAFVMAVEANVSHGLPLSLADREAAAARILLSHPQWSDRAIANVTGLSPKTVSGIRRREGDLPEAPTARIGRDGRARPVNGADRRRRASELFAARPDASVRDVATEAGISPGTARDVRDRMRRGEDPLPPGQRNVEVRPQSMTLERHLRRWTSSRVSQVRDRGTVLRSLRRDPSVRFTDSGREVLRWLDTRAGGAGGWESVVYLLPPHCAFMVADLACAIAMEWLEVAEQLRSDPE, from the coding sequence ATGGCACGACTCAGTGAAATCGCGATCCTGAGCGACACCGTGCACTGGTTCGACGGCGACGTCCTGGATTCCCCCAAACCCCCTGGAGATCGTCCGGGCGACTTATCGGCGTTCACCGGCTGGCAGCCCGCACCCCCGGTGCCGTGCCCGAACGCGGTGGCGAAGGCGGCCACGGCAGCGGCGGCGGCTCCCGACACGAAGCCGGCTCCCAATCCGGCCAACCTCCCGGCCAATCTCCCGGCCAATCTGCCAGCCAACCTCCCGGCTCCGATCCCGGCCACCCCGCAGGCTCCGGCAGCGCCGGCGGGCTCCGAGGACCTCGTCGAGCTGCTGATCGAGGACCTGTTGCCGGCCGACTCCCCCCGCCTGGCCGGCGAGGACACGCAGCACGTGCAGATCCTGGTGGAGGCCTACACCGAACTGCCCCCGATCCTGGTGCACCGGCGGACCCTGCGCGTGATCGACGGGATGCACCGGCTGCGCGCGGCGATGCTGCGCGGCGAGCAGACGATCAAGGCCCGGATGTGCGACGCCGAGGCGGACGCGGCGTTCGTGATGGCCGTCGAGGCCAACGTCTCGCACGGCCTGCCGCTGTCCCTGGCCGACCGCGAGGCCGCCGCGGCCCGCATCCTGCTCTCCCACCCGCAGTGGTCGGACCGGGCCATCGCGAACGTCACCGGCCTGTCGCCCAAGACGGTCAGCGGCATCCGGCGCCGCGAGGGCGACCTGCCGGAGGCCCCGACCGCCCGCATCGGCCGCGACGGACGGGCCCGTCCGGTGAACGGCGCGGACCGCCGCCGCCGCGCCAGCGAACTGTTCGCCGCCCGCCCCGACGCCTCGGTCCGCGACGTGGCCACCGAGGCCGGCATCTCCCCCGGCACCGCCCGCGACGTCCGCGACCGCATGCGCCGCGGCGAGGACCCGCTGCCCCCGGGACAGCGCAACGTCGAGGTGCGGCCGCAGTCCATGACCCTGGAGCGCCACCTGCGCCGCTGGACCTCCAGCCGCGTGAGCCAGGTCCGCGACCGCGGCACGGTCCTGCGCAGCCTGCGCCGCGACCCCTCGGTCCGCTTCACCGACTCCGGCCGCGAGGTGCTGCGCTGGCTCGACACCCGGGCCGGCGGCGCCGGCGGCTGGGAGTCGGTGGTGTACCTGCTGCCGCCGCACTGCGCCTTCATGGTCGCGGATCTGGCGTGCGCGATAGCGATGGAGTGGCTCGAGGTCGCCGAGCAGCTGCGGAGCGATCCGGAGTAG
- a CDS encoding lantibiotic dehydratase, producing MADISSISDELLPLPGGPLRVWPAAVLRGAGFPVGALVALGDPDHAAAVDAGTADGAATAAAQARQHALLVAAAARPDLQTAIAWQNPDTLRDSVRPLSAAAGRPLNQSVRRKERITARYLARYCAKNDTIGFFGPVCWVRLRPTGPLVRVELGKGLTGARAVHLESWAADALAAAFCADPAVRRWVPPRPNPSTYLADRHLYITQGPPIPLAEPQWLLLRGCDGLRPAHEVAANLVGAGVFGSEPAVYGAIQDAVTAGWLLWDLEPPTALRAERVLRSAVAAIGEEPVRSRLTAQLDGIDQRLSAVARAEGVAALDGALDALDEAFTAITAKSPRRRPGQDYAGRRLVFLDTSRDAAITFGPALLDRLGPPLSLLMWSMRWLTSQVAARYETAFRQTFEAMGGPAQPDGIQLSFVVWQQFAAGQQPFKPALDAFVQGWESLLGIDEALTEVVRSSAELWPAARALFPATGPGWIQAGQHGADIQIASRDAEALARGEARFVLGELHPAWNTLESAVMVDRHPDPAQLSRLLALALPPGRVMLVPVKGYPRISARTVTAIPDERQWWLSLGHHPGGDPERRTSMAELRVVDSADSADSADSADSADSADSADAPEGLWCRTPDGRGRFRVVDALGMVLAEQIVDACKLIGARHRHVPRVLLDELVVVRESWSLPLAELGTLVQLGSEAEVFARVRALAGRLGLPRFVFVSVPGELKPFYVDLTSPVLSAVLATTVRRALQDGDPDRWIRFVEMLPSPQESWLPGPAGERYTSELRLQIADLGTPW from the coding sequence ATGGCCGATATTTCGTCAATCTCTGACGAACTCCTGCCACTGCCCGGCGGCCCGCTGCGAGTCTGGCCCGCCGCCGTCCTGCGCGGCGCCGGCTTCCCGGTCGGCGCCCTGGTGGCGCTCGGGGACCCGGACCACGCCGCGGCCGTCGACGCCGGGACCGCCGACGGCGCCGCGACCGCGGCGGCCCAGGCCCGTCAGCACGCACTGCTGGTCGCCGCCGCCGCGCGGCCCGATCTGCAGACCGCGATCGCGTGGCAGAACCCTGATACCCTGCGCGACTCGGTCCGGCCGCTGTCCGCCGCGGCCGGCCGGCCGCTGAACCAGTCGGTCCGGCGCAAGGAGCGGATCACGGCGCGGTACCTGGCCCGATACTGTGCGAAGAATGACACGATCGGATTCTTCGGCCCGGTGTGCTGGGTCCGGCTGCGCCCGACCGGACCGCTGGTCCGGGTCGAGCTCGGCAAGGGGTTGACCGGCGCGCGCGCCGTGCATCTGGAGTCCTGGGCGGCGGACGCGCTCGCGGCGGCGTTCTGCGCCGATCCGGCCGTGCGCCGCTGGGTCCCGCCCAGACCGAATCCGTCCACGTATCTGGCCGACCGCCATCTCTACATCACGCAGGGACCCCCGATTCCGTTGGCCGAGCCGCAGTGGCTGCTGCTGCGCGGCTGCGACGGCCTCCGGCCGGCCCACGAGGTGGCCGCGAACCTGGTCGGCGCGGGCGTGTTCGGCTCCGAGCCGGCGGTGTACGGTGCGATTCAGGACGCTGTCACGGCCGGCTGGCTGCTCTGGGACCTGGAGCCGCCGACCGCGCTGCGGGCCGAGCGGGTGCTGCGCTCGGCCGTGGCCGCCATCGGCGAGGAACCGGTCCGCAGCCGGCTGACCGCGCAGCTGGACGGCATCGACCAGCGGCTGTCGGCGGTCGCGCGGGCCGAGGGCGTGGCGGCCCTGGACGGCGCGCTCGACGCCCTGGACGAGGCCTTCACCGCGATCACGGCGAAGTCGCCGCGCCGCCGCCCGGGCCAGGACTACGCGGGACGCCGCCTGGTCTTCCTGGACACCAGCCGGGACGCCGCGATCACCTTCGGACCGGCGCTCCTGGACCGCCTCGGCCCGCCGCTGTCCCTGTTGATGTGGAGCATGCGCTGGCTGACCTCGCAGGTGGCGGCCCGCTATGAGACGGCGTTCCGCCAGACCTTCGAGGCGATGGGCGGACCGGCACAACCGGACGGGATACAGCTCTCCTTCGTGGTGTGGCAGCAGTTCGCCGCCGGACAGCAACCGTTCAAACCGGCGCTGGACGCCTTCGTCCAGGGATGGGAATCGCTGCTGGGCATCGACGAGGCCTTGACGGAAGTGGTGCGCAGCAGCGCGGAGCTGTGGCCGGCCGCCCGCGCGCTGTTCCCTGCGACCGGGCCCGGCTGGATCCAGGCCGGCCAGCATGGCGCCGACATCCAGATCGCGTCCCGCGACGCCGAGGCGCTGGCGCGCGGCGAGGCGCGGTTCGTATTGGGGGAGCTGCACCCGGCGTGGAACACCCTGGAATCGGCGGTTATGGTCGACCGGCATCCAGACCCCGCGCAACTGTCCCGGCTGCTGGCCCTCGCGCTGCCTCCGGGCCGGGTGATGCTGGTGCCGGTCAAGGGCTACCCGCGAATCAGTGCCCGTACTGTCACGGCGATCCCCGACGAGCGCCAGTGGTGGCTGTCCCTGGGACACCACCCGGGCGGCGACCCGGAGCGCCGGACCAGCATGGCCGAACTGCGGGTCGTCGACTCGGCCGACTCCGCCGACTCCGCCGACTCCGCCGACTCCGCCGACTCCGCCGACTCGGCCGACGCGCCGGAGGGCCTGTGGTGCCGGACCCCCGACGGCCGCGGGCGGTTCCGCGTCGTCGACGCCCTCGGCATGGTGCTCGCCGAGCAGATCGTCGACGCCTGCAAGCTGATCGGGGCGCGGCACCGGCACGTCCCGCGGGTCCTGCTGGACGAGCTCGTCGTGGTCCGGGAGTCCTGGAGCCTGCCGTTGGCGGAGCTGGGGACGCTCGTCCAGTTGGGCAGCGAGGCCGAGGTCTTCGCCCGGGTCCGGGCCCTGGCCGGCCGGCTGGGACTGCCGCGGTTCGTGTTCGTGTCGGTGCCGGGGGAGCTCAAGCCGTTCTATGTGGACCTGACGAGCCCGGTGCTCTCGGCGGTGCTGGCCACCACGGTGCGCCGGGCGTTGCAGGACGGGGATCCGGACCGGTGGATCCGCTTCGTGGAGATGCTGCCCTCGCCGCAGGAGTCCTGGCTGCCCGGTCCGGCCGGGGAGCGGTATACCAGTGAACTGCGATTGCAGATAGCCGATCTCGGTACGCCCTGGTAG
- a CDS encoding methyltransferase yields MTELSDVVAFRDLLASRWIGPAIHAAAVLGLADVMAGQPMEVAEVAEAVGAEPDTLRRLLRALTTIGLVEQDGERFRVTSMGALLSADSPVRLRDQVLLTGGEGSLRGWGQFAACVRTGDTAAKILDGVDDPFASFDGEARARFDAAMAEGTRQIAGAVERAYDFEGITSLVDVGGGYGTLLLPILHASAERTGVVFDRPGSAEGAQRIIEQEKLTDRYRFAGGDFFTDPVPEGADAYLLKSVIHDWDDARALAILRACRLAMRADSRLLLIEVVVPDRLDQAAEHRRMVWADLNMMVATGGQERSRSQYEALLTDAGLRIERIVPIDTPTMMSVIETRPL; encoded by the coding sequence ATGACGGAACTCTCTGACGTGGTCGCGTTCCGGGACCTGCTCGCCAGTCGGTGGATCGGGCCCGCGATCCATGCGGCGGCGGTGTTGGGGCTCGCCGATGTCATGGCCGGGCAGCCTATGGAGGTGGCGGAGGTCGCCGAGGCTGTCGGGGCCGAGCCGGACACGTTGCGGCGGCTGTTGCGGGCGCTCACCACGATCGGGCTCGTCGAGCAGGACGGGGAGCGGTTCCGGGTGACGTCCATGGGGGCGTTGCTGTCCGCCGACTCGCCGGTGCGGCTGCGTGATCAGGTGTTGCTCACCGGGGGTGAGGGGTCGCTGCGGGGGTGGGGGCAGTTCGCCGCTTGTGTGCGGACCGGGGACACCGCCGCGAAGATCCTCGACGGAGTGGACGATCCGTTCGCCTCCTTCGACGGCGAGGCGCGGGCCCGCTTCGACGCGGCCATGGCCGAGGGGACGCGGCAGATCGCCGGCGCCGTGGAGCGCGCCTACGACTTCGAGGGCATCACGTCCCTCGTGGACGTCGGGGGCGGCTACGGGACCCTGCTCCTGCCGATCCTGCACGCCTCGGCGGAGCGGACCGGCGTGGTCTTCGACCGGCCCGGGTCCGCGGAGGGCGCGCAGCGGATCATCGAGCAGGAGAAGCTGACCGACCGCTATCGCTTCGCCGGCGGCGACTTCTTCACCGATCCGGTGCCGGAGGGCGCGGACGCCTACTTGCTCAAGAGTGTCATCCACGACTGGGACGACGCGCGCGCCCTGGCCATTCTGCGGGCCTGCCGGCTGGCGATGCGCGCGGACTCGCGGCTGCTGCTGATCGAAGTCGTGGTGCCGGACCGGCTCGACCAGGCCGCCGAGCACCGGCGGATGGTGTGGGCCGACCTGAACATGATGGTCGCGACCGGCGGCCAGGAGCGCAGCCGCTCGCAGTACGAGGCGCTGCTCACCGACGCCGGGCTGCGGATCGAGCGCATCGTCCCGATCGACACGCCGACGATGATGAGCGTGATCGAGACCCGGCCGCTCTGA
- a CDS encoding discoidin domain-containing protein — MLFTLEDIAMLVTARAGREARRSSGPPRFRSLLAAVALIAGSLTGALAVSVASAPSASADTAPPPPSGWNTVFSDDFAGPAGSAPSAANWFYDIGTGYGTGEKEQTTSSTDNVYLDGNGHLVLKALDNGGTWTSGRIESTREDFQAPAGGELEMSASIEQPNPSGGLGYWPAFWALGLSMRAGGGWPQSGEIDMMEDVNGLNEASQTLHDSANSPGHALIACPGAGSGCQTGYHTYSVIIDRTNTSAEQMQFLMDGVVESTITEASVGTAAWQAAIDHGFFIIWDLAMGGNYPDGVSGTTTPTAATTPGASLSAAWVAVYEKGGNSTPTGTPTATGAVKDAAGLCLANQNSLNTEGNPLFAANCDGSAGQSWSPYTDNTVRVQGGCLDVVSAGTTSGTNVDWYPCNGTNAQNWTHQANGELLNPNSGLCLTDPGGNSGTRLDLEACTGSAQQTWTFPTGSGGGHTVTVTNPGNQTGTVGSAASVQVNASDSASGQALTYSASGLPAGLSINAATGLISGTLTAAGTSTVTVTATDGTGASGSTSFSWTVGSGGGTCGTTNLALNQPATASSVENAGTPAADAVDGNAGTRWSSQFSDPQWLQIDLGSSATICKVVLQWETASGKAYQIQTSPDGTNWTTIYSTTTGPGGTETLNVSGTGRYIRMYGTARNTQYGYSLWEFQVYGSTNGGGTCGTANLALNQPATASSVENAGTPAADAFDGNTGTRWSSQFSDPQWIQVDLGATHTLCKVALNWETAYATAFQIQTSNDGTTWTPVYSTTAGTGGTQNLTVSGSGRYVRMYGTARATQYGYSLWEFQVFGS; from the coding sequence GTGCTCTTCACGCTGGAGGACATCGCCATGCTCGTCACCGCGCGCGCCGGCCGGGAGGCCCGGCGCTCATCCGGACCACCGCGGTTCCGTTCGCTGCTCGCGGCGGTCGCCCTGATCGCCGGGAGTCTGACCGGCGCTCTGGCGGTCTCCGTGGCCTCGGCGCCGTCGGCCTCGGCCGATACCGCGCCTCCGCCGCCGAGTGGGTGGAACACCGTGTTCAGCGACGACTTCGCCGGGCCCGCCGGGTCCGCGCCGTCGGCGGCGAACTGGTTCTACGACATCGGCACCGGGTACGGCACCGGCGAGAAGGAGCAGACCACCAGTTCCACCGACAACGTCTACCTCGACGGCAACGGGCACCTCGTGCTCAAGGCCCTGGACAACGGCGGGACCTGGACGTCCGGCCGGATCGAGAGCACGCGCGAGGACTTCCAGGCGCCGGCCGGCGGCGAGTTGGAGATGAGCGCCTCGATCGAGCAGCCGAATCCGTCCGGCGGGCTCGGCTACTGGCCGGCGTTCTGGGCTCTGGGCTTGTCGATGCGGGCCGGCGGCGGGTGGCCGCAGTCCGGTGAGATCGACATGATGGAGGACGTCAACGGCCTGAACGAGGCCTCGCAGACGCTGCACGACTCGGCCAACAGTCCCGGGCACGCGCTCATCGCCTGTCCCGGCGCCGGATCCGGCTGCCAGACCGGTTATCACACCTACTCGGTCATCATCGACCGCACCAACACCAGCGCCGAGCAGATGCAGTTCCTGATGGACGGCGTCGTGGAGAGCACCATCACCGAGGCCTCCGTCGGCACCGCGGCCTGGCAGGCGGCCATCGACCACGGGTTCTTCATCATCTGGGACCTGGCGATGGGCGGCAACTACCCCGACGGCGTCTCCGGCACCACCACGCCGACCGCCGCCACCACCCCCGGCGCGTCCCTGAGCGCGGCGTGGGTCGCGGTCTACGAGAAGGGCGGCAACTCCACGCCGACCGGCACGCCCACCGCGACCGGCGCCGTCAAGGACGCCGCCGGCCTGTGCCTGGCGAACCAGAACTCGCTGAACACCGAGGGCAACCCGCTGTTCGCCGCGAACTGCGACGGCAGCGCGGGGCAGTCGTGGTCCCCGTACACGGATAACACCGTCCGCGTCCAGGGCGGCTGCCTCGACGTGGTCTCGGCCGGCACGACCAGCGGCACGAACGTCGACTGGTACCCGTGCAACGGCACCAACGCGCAGAACTGGACCCACCAGGCCAACGGGGAACTGCTGAACCCGAACTCCGGCCTGTGCCTGACCGACCCGGGCGGCAACAGCGGCACCCGGCTGGACCTCGAGGCCTGCACCGGCTCCGCGCAGCAGACCTGGACGTTCCCGACCGGCAGCGGCGGCGGCCACACGGTGACCGTCACCAACCCCGGAAACCAGACCGGCACCGTCGGCAGCGCGGCGAGCGTACAGGTCAACGCCAGTGACTCGGCGTCCGGCCAGGCCCTGACCTACAGCGCCTCGGGTCTTCCGGCGGGCCTGTCGATCAACGCCGCCACCGGCCTGATCTCCGGCACCCTGACCGCCGCCGGCACCTCCACGGTGACGGTCACCGCCACCGACGGGACCGGCGCCTCCGGATCCACCTCCTTCAGCTGGACGGTCGGCTCCGGCGGCGGCACCTGCGGCACGACCAACCTGGCGCTGAACCAACCGGCCACCGCCTCCTCGGTCGAGAACGCGGGCACGCCGGCCGCCGACGCCGTGGACGGCAACGCCGGCACCCGCTGGTCCTCGCAGTTCTCCGATCCGCAATGGCTGCAAATCGACCTCGGGTCGTCGGCGACGATCTGCAAGGTGGTCCTGCAATGGGAGACCGCTTCCGGCAAGGCGTATCAGATCCAGACCTCCCCTGACGGGACGAACTGGACCACGATCTACTCCACCACCACCGGACCCGGCGGCACCGAGACCCTGAACGTCTCCGGCACCGGTCGCTACATCCGGATGTACGGCACCGCCCGCAACACGCAGTACGGCTATAGCCTCTGGGAGTTCCAGGTCTACGGTTCCACCAACGGCGGCGGCACGTGCGGCACGGCCAACCTGGCGCTGAACCAGCCGGCCACCGCCTCCTCGGTCGAGAACGCCGGCACCCCGGCCGCCGACGCCTTCGACGGCAACACCGGTACCCGCTGGTCCTCCCAGTTCTCCGACCCGCAGTGGATCCAGGTCGACCTCGGTGCCACGCACACGCTGTGCAAGGTGGCGCTGAACTGGGAGACGGCCTACGCGACCGCGTTCCAGATCCAGACCTCGAACGACGGCACCACCTGGACGCCGGTCTACTCCACGACGGCCGGGACCGGCGGGACGCAGAACCTCACGGTCTCCGGCAGCGGACGCTATGTACGCATGTATGGGACCGCACGCGCCACGCAATACGGATACAGCCTGTGGGAGTTCCAGGTCTTCGGCAGCTGA